The DNA window TGATGCTCCTCGACCATGGCGCGGCCGCGGGTGGACATCGCGGACGATTGCTCGCGTTGCTCGATCACTTCGCGAACCGCCGCCGCCAGCGCCGCCGCATCGCCTGACTTGAAGATCCGGCCCGTCTCGCCGTGACGGATGATCTCGGGAATGCCGCCGGTGTCGCTGCCGACCACGGGCGTGCCGCACGCGAGCGCCTGCAAGCCTGCTTGCGGCACGCCTTCGTGC is part of the Verrucomicrobiota bacterium genome and encodes:
- a CDS encoding glycosyltransferase, which encodes HEGVPQAGLQALACGTPVVGSDTGGIPEIIRHGETGRIFKSGDAAALAAAVREVIEQREQSSAMSTRGRAMVEEHHSLDAMLDKLDALYRRQLG